One Methylophaga marina DNA window includes the following coding sequences:
- a CDS encoding efflux RND transporter permease subunit, protein MTESKPTLGMSGRIAALFQDNALTPLMALLALLLGIFALMVTPREEEPQIDVTMADIFIAYPGASAKEVESLIATPAEQVVSEIAGLKHVYSVSKPGLAIITAQFEVGEKRTDAIVRLYNKIYSNLDWLPENLGVSQPIIKPKGIDDVPILTLTLWRESQQDSSQLKQLAQSLEVELKRVDGTRDIYTVGGADTVVNITLDPEAMAAYHMDNHRLSQALAAANQSAEAGTTVQNNQMTSVQAGQFIVSTDTLKSLIVGVFNDQPVYLTDVADIYLGPEQPRQYVWFGTGPAAADKQIKAQGEYDAVTIAIAKQPGTNAADIAELVLQQVTALKGVMIADDVQVTVTRNYGETADQKADTLIHKLIFVTVAVILLVLFALGWREAIIVGVAVVITLLLMLFASWAWGFTLNRVSLFALIFSIGILVDDAIVVVENIHRHIQQEKLSLKQAIPVAVDEVGQPTILATLAVIAALLPMAFVSGLMGPYMSPIPINASMGMLLSLMVAYVVTPWMVLKMLSHSRSAKHEQVAESQYDAVFQRVLSPFLLHEHAARRRKLLWGGLILLVIVSVGLAAMKLVILKMLPFDNKSEVQIVIDMPEGSPLEKTAAVTRALTDYLSTVDDVTDYQAYVGTASPINFNGLVRQYYLREGWHQADIQINLRDKHQRDEHSHSLALKLREPLTVIARKWDARIKVVEVPAGPPVLSPIVAELYGLSEQQRQNQASQLVKVFEQTDGIVDIDSSIEAKADRQIINVDRNKASLFGLSQQQIVEAIQLALTGKDVGYLHDDNVKYAIPLRLQWPIEDKANLDAVLNMKLINQQGDLIRLADVVNVVEEEHQQTLYHKDLQAVTYVTADMAGKVDSPLYGMFSVYQQLENIPIQQYLVSVPSLALQDSLKWDGEWQITYETFRDMGLAYAIGIILIYLLIVAQFRSYLLPLIIMVPIPLTVIGVMPGHALLGAPFTATSMIGMIAMAGIIVRNSILLVDFIRQAMAEGITAEKAVIAAAATRAKPIILTALAAMVGAVFILDDPIFNGLAIALLFGILVSTLLTLLVIPLLYYSYIKTR, encoded by the coding sequence ATGACTGAATCTAAGCCAACATTGGGGATGTCCGGTCGTATCGCCGCATTATTTCAGGACAATGCCCTGACGCCGTTGATGGCATTGCTGGCCTTATTGCTGGGGATATTTGCGTTGATGGTGACGCCACGTGAAGAAGAGCCGCAGATTGATGTCACTATGGCAGATATTTTCATTGCTTACCCCGGTGCGTCAGCCAAGGAAGTAGAGAGTTTGATAGCGACACCAGCGGAGCAGGTGGTCAGTGAAATTGCTGGTCTGAAACACGTGTATTCAGTATCGAAGCCAGGGCTGGCTATCATCACTGCTCAGTTTGAAGTCGGTGAGAAACGTACCGATGCGATTGTACGTTTATACAATAAAATTTATTCCAATCTGGATTGGCTGCCTGAAAACTTGGGTGTGTCACAACCTATTATTAAACCCAAAGGCATTGATGATGTGCCGATTCTGACACTCACTCTATGGCGTGAAAGCCAGCAGGATTCCAGTCAGTTAAAACAGTTAGCTCAGTCCTTGGAAGTAGAACTGAAGCGGGTTGATGGAACACGGGATATTTATACTGTTGGCGGTGCTGATACCGTAGTGAATATCACCTTAGATCCAGAGGCTATGGCGGCATATCACATGGATAATCATCGCTTGAGTCAGGCGTTGGCAGCCGCTAATCAATCGGCTGAGGCCGGGACGACTGTACAAAATAATCAAATGACAAGTGTTCAGGCAGGTCAGTTTATCGTTTCCACTGACACGCTGAAATCACTCATTGTCGGTGTTTTTAATGACCAGCCAGTGTATTTAACGGATGTGGCTGATATTTATCTTGGTCCAGAGCAACCGCGTCAGTATGTGTGGTTTGGCACCGGACCTGCCGCAGCAGACAAACAGATTAAAGCTCAGGGTGAATATGATGCCGTCACCATTGCCATTGCCAAACAGCCCGGAACTAATGCCGCGGATATTGCTGAGCTGGTTCTGCAGCAGGTAACAGCATTAAAAGGCGTGATGATTGCGGATGATGTGCAGGTGACCGTCACGCGTAATTATGGTGAAACGGCGGATCAAAAGGCTGATACGCTGATCCATAAACTTATTTTTGTCACGGTGGCTGTGATTTTATTGGTGTTATTTGCACTGGGCTGGCGAGAGGCCATCATCGTTGGCGTAGCGGTGGTGATTACCTTATTACTGATGTTATTTGCTTCGTGGGCATGGGGTTTTACTTTAAATCGGGTGTCGTTGTTCGCCTTAATTTTTTCTATTGGCATTCTGGTAGATGATGCGATTGTGGTGGTGGAGAATATTCATCGTCATATTCAACAAGAAAAATTAAGCTTAAAACAAGCGATTCCAGTCGCTGTCGATGAGGTGGGGCAGCCAACAATATTGGCGACTTTAGCCGTGATCGCAGCCTTATTACCCATGGCCTTTGTCAGCGGTTTGATGGGCCCGTATATGAGCCCGATTCCGATTAATGCCAGCATGGGCATGCTGCTGTCATTAATGGTGGCCTATGTCGTGACACCATGGATGGTGTTGAAGATGCTTTCACATTCTCGTTCGGCCAAGCATGAGCAAGTTGCCGAGTCCCAATATGACGCGGTTTTTCAGCGTGTTTTGAGCCCCTTTCTATTACATGAACATGCTGCCCGCCGCCGAAAATTACTGTGGGGTGGACTTATTTTGCTGGTTATTGTGTCTGTTGGTCTGGCAGCAATGAAACTGGTCATTCTGAAAATGCTGCCGTTTGATAATAAGTCTGAAGTGCAGATTGTGATTGATATGCCTGAAGGCTCGCCATTAGAAAAAACAGCAGCAGTCACCCGTGCGTTGACAGATTATCTGTCGACCGTTGACGATGTGACTGATTATCAGGCCTATGTCGGCACAGCTTCGCCGATTAATTTTAATGGTCTGGTGCGTCAGTATTATTTACGTGAAGGCTGGCATCAGGCAGATATTCAAATCAACCTCAGAGATAAACATCAGCGTGATGAACATAGCCATTCTTTAGCACTGAAGCTAAGAGAACCACTAACAGTGATTGCTAGGAAATGGGACGCGCGTATCAAGGTCGTTGAAGTGCCGGCGGGGCCACCTGTGTTATCACCCATTGTGGCGGAGTTGTATGGCTTGAGTGAACAACAGCGACAAAATCAGGCATCACAACTTGTTAAGGTGTTTGAGCAAACTGATGGCATTGTCGATATTGATAGCAGCATTGAGGCGAAAGCCGACAGACAGATCATTAATGTGGATAGAAATAAAGCGAGCTTATTTGGCCTGAGTCAGCAACAGATTGTTGAAGCTATTCAGTTAGCGCTGACTGGCAAGGATGTAGGGTATCTACACGATGATAATGTGAAATACGCCATACCATTGCGATTGCAATGGCCAATCGAGGATAAAGCGAACCTTGATGCTGTATTGAATATGAAGCTCATCAATCAACAAGGTGATCTGATTCGTTTAGCTGACGTCGTTAATGTGGTGGAGGAGGAACATCAACAAACGCTTTACCACAAAGACTTACAAGCCGTGACTTACGTCACAGCGGATATGGCTGGCAAGGTCGATAGTCCCTTGTATGGCATGTTTTCGGTGTATCAGCAATTAGAGAACATACCGATTCAGCAATATTTGGTTTCAGTACCGAGTCTGGCCTTACAAGATTCATTGAAATGGGACGGGGAATGGCAAATTACCTATGAGACGTTTCGTGATATGGGATTAGCCTATGCCATAGGCATTATTCTGATTTATCTGCTGATTGTGGCGCAGTTTCGATCTTATTTATTGCCCTTGATTATTATGGTGCCGATTCCGCTGACCGTGATTGGTGTCATGCCCGGGCATGCTTTATTAGGCGCACCTTTTACAGCAACATCGATGATTGGCATGATTGCAATGGCAGGGATTATCGTGCGTAACTCTATTTTGTTAGTCGATTTTATCCGTCAGGCGATGGCTGAAGGCATCACGGCTGAGAAGGCAGTAATTGCCGCTGCTGCAACCCGTGCTAAGCCTATTATTCTGACTGCGCTGGCTGCGATGGTAGGGGCGGTATTTATTCTCGATGACCCTATATTTAATGGTTTGGCTATTGCCTTATTATTCGGAATTCTGGTGTCGACTTTATTAACCTTATTGGTCATTCCGTTGCTGTATTACAGCTATATCAAGACTCGATAA
- a CDS encoding MGMT family protein, translating to MDELDKMIWQTVDAIPYGQVMTYGQIAISCGYPGYARYVGTVLKKLPPDTHLPWHRVVNAQGRSSFPEGSEKYREQLQRLLAENIVVNNGKIALSVYQYQ from the coding sequence ATGGATGAGCTCGATAAAATGATATGGCAAACGGTTGATGCTATTCCTTATGGTCAAGTCATGACCTATGGGCAAATTGCAATCAGTTGTGGTTACCCGGGGTATGCCCGCTACGTAGGTACCGTTCTTAAAAAACTTCCACCAGACACACATTTGCCCTGGCACCGCGTTGTCAATGCTCAAGGACGATCTTCTTTTCCAGAGGGAAGTGAGAAATACCGGGAGCAGTTACAGAGGCTCCTCGCTGAAAATATTGTAGTGAATAACGGCAAGATAGCCTTATCGGTTTATCAGTATCAGTAA
- a CDS encoding PilZ domain-containing protein, giving the protein MQHPGSDRREFFRINDSVVIEYKPVEKTHVGEVAKRISQSSESDGDSERAQLRTMQNVFSHLLDQISQHDREIARALRLLDDKVNLIAQRIERHNNPINPDKLTDVNLSGGGVALLVATPIKPRDYVELFMQLKPSASTIHTLATVIGCDKIEQAPAETPYLLRMAFTHMDEMDRNVLIRHTLKRQAERLREGELTGAMTLIES; this is encoded by the coding sequence ATGCAACATCCAGGTTCAGACAGACGTGAGTTTTTTCGAATCAATGACTCGGTAGTCATTGAGTACAAACCTGTGGAAAAAACGCACGTCGGTGAAGTCGCCAAACGTATTTCACAATCATCAGAAAGTGATGGTGATTCTGAACGGGCTCAGCTTCGTACGATGCAAAACGTGTTTTCACACTTATTAGACCAAATCAGTCAGCATGATCGTGAAATTGCACGTGCACTGCGCTTATTAGATGACAAGGTCAACCTGATTGCACAACGTATTGAACGTCACAATAATCCTATCAATCCTGACAAGCTGACAGACGTAAACTTGAGTGGGGGTGGTGTTGCCTTATTGGTCGCTACCCCTATCAAGCCAAGAGATTATGTTGAACTCTTTATGCAGCTAAAACCCTCAGCCAGCACTATTCACACTCTGGCAACGGTGATTGGCTGTGACAAAATCGAACAAGCACCTGCTGAAACACCTTATTTATTGCGTATGGCCTTCACTCATATGGATGAAATGGATCGTAATGTGCTCATTCGTCATACATTAAAACGTCAGGCAGAACGTCTACGCGAAGGTGAACTCACAGGCGCCATGACCCTTATCGAGTCTTGA
- a CDS encoding PhoH family protein, protein MIKRPAEGKRLFILDTNVLMHDPTALFRFDEHDIYLPMVVLEELDRGKKGLSEVSRNVRQVSRFLDDLLLQAEDNEAITKGIPLPSVNSGDMPNASGRLFFQTTQMEQELPKELPSHQGDNAILSVAIALQAAIKDHTIILVSKDINLRIKATVLGICAEDYYNDKVLDDVDLLYRGASELNADFWDDLNRLESWTADGQTFYEVEGDVVKDWYPNQLIYSPGEDHNIEAVVRSVTETSADIQLINDYRKDNHAIWGITARNREQNFALNLLMDPEVDFVSLLGQAGTGKTLLTLAAALTQTVEHKRYSEIIMTRVTVPVGEDIGFLPGTEEEKMTPWMGALMDNLEVLNKTEGGEWGRQATNDLLQRWIKIRSLNFMRGRTFLNRFLIIDEAQNLTSKQMKTLITRAGPGTKIVCLGNIAQIDTPYLSETTSGLTYVVDHFKYWQHSGHITLLRGERSRLADYASENL, encoded by the coding sequence ATGATCAAACGTCCCGCCGAAGGTAAACGTCTGTTTATTCTGGACACCAATGTATTGATGCATGACCCAACGGCTTTATTCCGTTTTGATGAGCATGATATCTACTTACCCATGGTTGTATTAGAAGAACTCGATCGTGGTAAAAAAGGCTTATCTGAAGTCTCCCGTAATGTACGCCAGGTCAGTCGGTTCCTCGATGATTTATTACTGCAGGCTGAAGATAATGAAGCCATTACCAAAGGCATTCCTCTACCCAGCGTGAACAGTGGTGATATGCCTAATGCCAGCGGTCGTCTGTTTTTCCAGACCACCCAAATGGAGCAGGAATTACCTAAAGAACTCCCCAGCCATCAGGGCGATAACGCTATTTTGAGTGTGGCGATTGCCTTACAGGCAGCCATTAAAGATCACACCATTATTCTGGTTTCAAAAGATATCAACTTACGGATTAAAGCCACCGTTTTAGGTATCTGTGCCGAAGACTATTACAACGATAAAGTGCTGGATGATGTGGATCTGCTCTATCGCGGTGCCAGCGAGCTCAATGCGGATTTCTGGGATGATTTGAATCGTCTGGAATCATGGACAGCGGATGGGCAGACCTTCTATGAAGTTGAAGGCGATGTGGTTAAAGACTGGTATCCGAACCAGCTTATTTACTCTCCAGGTGAAGATCATAATATTGAAGCCGTGGTGCGTTCCGTCACTGAAACCAGTGCAGATATTCAACTCATTAACGATTACCGCAAAGATAATCATGCCATCTGGGGCATTACCGCCCGTAATCGCGAACAGAATTTCGCACTGAATTTATTAATGGATCCTGAAGTGGATTTTGTCAGCTTATTGGGTCAGGCCGGTACTGGTAAAACCTTACTGACATTAGCAGCAGCCTTAACGCAGACTGTCGAACACAAGCGCTACAGTGAAATTATCATGACACGGGTTACCGTGCCTGTCGGTGAAGATATCGGTTTCTTACCAGGCACCGAAGAAGAAAAAATGACCCCTTGGATGGGCGCATTAATGGATAACCTTGAGGTATTAAATAAAACAGAAGGTGGCGAATGGGGTCGTCAGGCCACTAACGATTTATTACAGCGATGGATTAAAATCCGTTCGCTCAACTTTATGCGCGGCCGCACCTTCCTGAATCGCTTTTTAATCATCGATGAAGCGCAAAACTTAACCTCGAAACAGATGAAAACATTGATTACGCGTGCCGGTCCAGGTACCAAAATTGTCTGTTTAGGTAACATCGCTCAAATTGATACACCGTACCTGAGCGAAACAACATCTGGCCTGACCTATGTGGTTGATCACTTTAAATATTGGCAGCACAGTGGTCACATTACGCTGCTCCGTGGTGAGCGTTCAAGACTGGCTGATTACGCCTCTGAAAACCTTTAA
- a CDS encoding matrixin family metalloprotease, translating to MKLFLSLFCLFFFISTANAYTISPGPIKKWGDPTLGTGATISYSFMLGGEECDQAVCSPLNSFMPTGFQQEIKKAFNAWSSVANLNFIEIADDGANFNTLTTSGDIRIGGEAIDGPSGVLAHAFYPDTHWYFSAGGDLHFDSAETWSIDSLIDGISIFWVALHEIGHSLGLGHSEASKSVMGPFYNPSLNGLQADDIAGIQYLYGANISAVPIPAAFWLLLSGFIGLIRLRRY from the coding sequence GTGAAACTCTTTTTAAGCCTATTTTGTTTATTCTTTTTTATTTCCACAGCCAATGCTTACACCATCTCTCCCGGTCCGATAAAAAAGTGGGGCGACCCCACATTGGGTACCGGGGCAACGATTAGTTATAGCTTCATGCTGGGTGGTGAAGAATGTGACCAAGCGGTTTGCTCTCCACTAAACAGTTTTATGCCCACGGGTTTTCAGCAAGAAATTAAAAAAGCTTTTAATGCCTGGAGTAGTGTCGCTAACCTCAATTTTATTGAAATAGCAGATGATGGTGCTAACTTTAATACACTCACAACATCAGGTGATATTCGAATTGGAGGTGAAGCGATTGATGGCCCGAGCGGGGTATTAGCGCATGCCTTTTATCCAGATACCCACTGGTATTTCTCTGCAGGTGGTGATCTGCATTTTGATAGTGCAGAAACATGGAGTATCGATAGCCTCATAGATGGTATCAGTATTTTCTGGGTAGCCTTACATGAAATCGGGCACTCACTTGGACTGGGGCACTCCGAGGCATCTAAATCAGTAATGGGACCTTTTTATAATCCTTCACTGAACGGCCTTCAAGCTGACGATATCGCCGGTATTCAATACCTTTATGGCGCTAATATCTCAGCCGTCCCCATACCCGCTGCATTCTGGTTATTACTGTCTGGTTTCATCGGCTTGATACGTCTTCGTCGATACTGA